In Carya illinoinensis cultivar Pawnee chromosome 6, C.illinoinensisPawnee_v1, whole genome shotgun sequence, a single genomic region encodes these proteins:
- the LOC122313639 gene encoding uncharacterized mitochondrial protein AtMg00810-like has product MGTPMVVAQHLSIAGLDFDDPSLYRSLVGALQYLTITRSNITHAVSVVSQFMHKPSISHFQAVKRILRYVKGTLRFGLSFTLSSSLELLAYSDADWAGCPDTRRSISGYVVYFGGNLVSWSSKKQPTVSRSSCESKYRALALTAAEVKWLRHLLRDLHVSPPSPPVLLCDNQSSIFLAVNPVSHKRSKHIDLDYHCEFVTSGELKILYVPTHLQIADMFTKSLGRPAFIFLRSKLRVYDSEILGLRGGITIIEGSTRSSSNHVVNNVVLQSHDSRQSLDFRQ; this is encoded by the coding sequence ATGGGTACTCCCATGGTGGTCGCTCAACATCTTTCCATAgcaggtctagattttgatgatccatCCCTCTACCGGTCACTTGTCGGAGCTCTCCAATATCTCACAATCACTCGATCGAATATTACTCACGCTGTAAGTGTCGTCAGCCAATTCATGCACAAGCCATCTATTTCTCATTTTCAAGCTGTAAAAAGGATCCTACGCTATGTTAAAGGGACTCTTCGGTTTGGTTTATCTTTcactctatcttcttctctaGAACTTCTTGCTtattcagatgctgattgggctggatgTCCTGATACGCGCCGCTCAATATCTGGCTATGTTGTTTATTTTGGCGGTAATCTGGTGTCCTGGAGTTCCAAGAAACAGCCAACAGTTTCTCGATCCAGTTGTGAATCTAAATACCGGGCATTAGCCCTCACTGCTGCTGAGGTTAAGTGGCTACGACACCTTCTTCGGGATCTTCATGTATCTCCTCCATCTCCTCCAGTCCTACTCTGTGATAATCAAAGCTCCATCTTTCTTGCCGTTAATCCAGTTTCTCATAAACGTTCCAAGCACATTGATTTGGATTATCATTGTGAATTTGTGACTTCCGGAGAGCTCAAGATTCTCTATGTTCCCACTCACTTACAAATTGCCGACATGTTCACCAAAAGTCTCGGCCGACCTGCCTTCATCTTCCTACGTTCCAAGCTTCGCGTCTATGATTCTGAGATTCTAGGCTTGCGGGGGGGTATTACTATTATAGAAGGATCCACACGATCCTCCTCAAATCATGTTGTAAATAATGTTGTTCTTCAATCCCATGATTCTAGGCAATCCCTTGATTTTAGACAATAG